A single window of Flavobacterium sp. 140616W15 DNA harbors:
- a CDS encoding regulatory iron-sulfur-containing complex subunit RicT, whose product MACTSCSTSDGGAPKGCKNNGTCGTDSCNKLTVFDWLSNMSLPNGEAPFDCVEVRFKNGRKEFFRNVDKLTLSIGDIVATVASPGHDIGIVTLTGELVKIQMKKKGVNPASNEVPKIYRKASQKDIDIWSAAREREEPMKVRARELAIAQKLEMKISDIEFQGDGSKATFYYTANDRVDFRLLIKDFAKEFSTRVEMKQVGFRQEAARLGGIGSCGRELCCSTWLTDFRSVNTSAARYQQLSLNPQKLAGQCGKLKCCLNYELDTYMDALKDFPDYDTKLVTEKGDAVCQKQDIFKGLMWFAYTNNFANWHVLKIDQVKEIVAENKLKKRVSSLEDFAIEVTQEPEKDFNNAMGQESLTRFDQPKRKKKPAKKRKTIGENAAAAPAIAPNNQAPKNQNPKGNKPAGNNNNNKPNNNAANDKKPAGPRKPIIITKNENKK is encoded by the coding sequence ATGGCATGTACAAGTTGTTCAACTTCTGATGGTGGCGCACCTAAGGGTTGTAAAAATAATGGGACTTGCGGCACCGATAGCTGCAACAAATTAACCGTTTTTGATTGGCTTTCCAATATGAGTTTACCTAACGGAGAAGCTCCTTTTGATTGTGTTGAAGTACGTTTTAAAAATGGTAGAAAAGAATTCTTTAGAAACGTAGATAAATTAACTTTAAGTATTGGAGATATTGTTGCAACTGTAGCGTCTCCAGGACATGATATAGGAATAGTAACTCTTACAGGCGAATTAGTAAAAATTCAAATGAAGAAAAAAGGTGTTAATCCTGCAAGTAACGAAGTTCCTAAAATTTACCGCAAAGCCTCACAAAAAGATATCGATATCTGGTCGGCGGCTCGTGAAAGAGAAGAACCAATGAAAGTTCGTGCACGTGAGTTAGCGATTGCTCAAAAACTAGAAATGAAAATCTCAGACATTGAATTTCAAGGAGATGGGTCTAAAGCCACATTTTATTATACTGCAAATGACAGAGTCGATTTCAGACTTTTAATTAAAGATTTTGCTAAAGAGTTCAGTACCAGAGTCGAAATGAAACAAGTTGGTTTCCGTCAAGAAGCAGCTCGTTTAGGAGGAATTGGTTCATGTGGAAGAGAATTATGCTGTTCAACTTGGTTGACTGACTTTAGAAGTGTAAATACCTCTGCGGCACGTTACCAACAATTATCTTTAAATCCACAAAAATTGGCTGGACAATGCGGAAAACTAAAGTGTTGTTTAAATTATGAGCTAGATACTTACATGGATGCTCTTAAAGATTTTCCTGATTATGATACTAAATTAGTTACCGAAAAAGGAGATGCTGTTTGCCAAAAACAAGACATTTTTAAAGGATTAATGTGGTTTGCTTACACAAATAACTTTGCAAATTGGCATGTTTTAAAAATTGATCAGGTAAAAGAAATCGTTGCCGAAAACAAACTCAAAAAAAGAGTTTCATCACTTGAAGATTTTGCAATAGAAGTTACTCAAGAGCCTGAAAAAGACTTTAATAATGCTATGGGGCAAGAAAGTTTAACTCGTTTTGATCAACCTAAAAGAAAGAAAAAACCAGCTAAAAAACGCAAAACTATTGGTGAAAATGCTGCTGCAGCTCCTGCAATTGCTCCTAACAATCAAGCACCCAAAAATCAAAATCCAAAAGGCAATAAGCCAGCTGGAAACAATAATAACAATAAGCCAAACAATAATGCTGCGAATGATAAGAAACCAGCTGGCCCTAGAAAACCAATAATTATTACAAAAAATGAGAATAAAAAATAG
- a CDS encoding oxidoreductase: MNKLFYVLFAIPFFISCTNKKSLDQKNINSAKKDTTPTSVATVETQKISDLDIYNVNSIFGEKDTIALISLSDKYQLSEHKDSLAIPDVKKLGEKDAQYLVLNSTYRNRMLSKMKISEKDSVYVYDYATNNINVFSVKSLQVVAAINVYGADWPYSQHDYMIGFALDPQLLKGFNSYYLNTLVCIGSKNPFAMKQLKAIKWKETTIAKAPATALNPEYNNLIKTASKKMAYSYKSNGFEYFLQDYLKEETVVLRRLIVKEEKTNQIVCDKYYRESEGNSIAQLNDNSEDKEVSQWTGKLFKNKPEVVFGFEYVSFGCPGISFLDKNEPDIFLNCDNRH, encoded by the coding sequence ATGAACAAATTATTTTACGTTTTATTCGCAATCCCTTTTTTTATTAGCTGTACGAATAAAAAGTCTTTAGATCAAAAAAATATAAATTCAGCTAAAAAAGACACTACTCCTACCAGTGTTGCAACAGTAGAAACGCAAAAAATATCTGATTTGGATATATATAATGTTAATTCAATTTTTGGCGAAAAAGATACCATTGCGTTAATATCATTGTCTGATAAATATCAATTAAGCGAACATAAAGACTCTCTTGCTATTCCTGATGTCAAAAAATTAGGAGAAAAAGACGCTCAATATCTAGTATTGAATTCGACATATAGAAATAGAATGCTATCTAAAATGAAAATATCAGAAAAAGATAGTGTTTATGTCTACGATTATGCTACTAATAATATCAATGTATTTTCTGTGAAATCCCTACAAGTAGTAGCAGCTATAAATGTATACGGAGCCGATTGGCCTTATTCACAACATGATTATATGATTGGATTTGCACTAGATCCTCAATTGCTAAAAGGATTTAACTCCTATTATTTGAATACTCTAGTTTGCATTGGCTCAAAGAATCCTTTTGCAATGAAGCAATTGAAAGCCATAAAATGGAAAGAAACAACAATTGCTAAGGCACCTGCTACGGCTCTAAATCCAGAATATAATAATTTGATAAAAACGGCAAGCAAAAAAATGGCTTATAGTTATAAATCAAATGGATTTGAATACTTTTTACAGGATTATCTAAAAGAAGAAACAGTAGTGTTGAGAAGGCTAATTGTTAAAGAAGAAAAAACAAACCAGATAGTTTGTGACAAGTATTACCGTGAGAGCGAAGGCAACTCGATTGCACAATTAAATGACAATAGTGAAGATAAAGAAGTTAGTCAATGGACTGGTAAACTGTTTAAGAATAAACCTGAGGTGGTTTTTGGTTTTGAATACGTTTCTTTCGGTTGCCCAGGGATTTCATTCTTAGATAAAAATGAACCTGACATCTTTTTAAATTGTGATAACAGACATTAA
- a CDS encoding ferredoxin has product MVIVTLQRDKCIGCNYCVEMDSLHFQMSKKDGKSVLIHSVNAKGFFTLKSSNHTIVESCELAAKACPVKIITVKET; this is encoded by the coding sequence ATGGTTATTGTAACATTACAAAGAGACAAGTGTATTGGGTGTAATTACTGTGTAGAAATGGATTCTTTACATTTTCAGATGTCAAAAAAAGATGGAAAATCAGTTTTGATACACTCAGTAAATGCAAAAGGCTTTTTTACTTTAAAGTCATCAAATCATACTATTGTAGAAAGCTGTGAATTGGCCGCAAAAGCCTGCCCAGTAAAAATCATTACGGTAAAAGAAACTTAA
- a CDS encoding peptidase U32 family protein yields MTINNTIELMAPAGSFESLQAALDNGADSIYFGVEQLNMRARSTVNFTMDDLQEIAARCATKNVRSYLTLNTIIYDHDLSVVKTLLNKAKEANITAVIASDQAVIAMARTIGMEVHISTQLNVTNIETIKFYSLFADTMVLSRELSLRQVKSITDQIEKEQIKGPNGNLVEIEIFGHGALCMAVSGKCYLSLHSHNSSANRGACKQNCRKKYTVIDQETGFEIEVDNEYLMSPKDLCTLDFLDQVIDSGIQVLKIEGRGRAPEYVATVIKTYREAIDSYYDGTFSNDKTATWMEALNTVYNRGFWSGYYLGQELGEWSDIPGSAATQKKVYVGKGTHFFPKAEVGQFKIEAYDIKIGDRILVTGPSTGAQEMVIDEMYVNDIVADKATKGDDCTFKLPFRIRMSDKLYKIVEV; encoded by the coding sequence ATGACAATAAACAATACAATTGAACTTATGGCTCCCGCAGGGAGCTTTGAGTCACTTCAGGCTGCGCTTGATAATGGCGCAGATTCTATTTATTTTGGAGTAGAACAACTCAACATGCGAGCACGTTCAACGGTAAACTTTACTATGGACGATTTGCAAGAAATTGCTGCTCGTTGTGCAACCAAAAACGTTCGAAGTTACCTTACGCTAAACACAATTATTTATGACCACGATTTATCGGTTGTAAAAACGTTGTTAAACAAAGCCAAAGAAGCCAATATTACAGCCGTAATTGCATCCGATCAAGCCGTAATTGCGATGGCAAGAACAATTGGTATGGAAGTACATATTTCGACACAGCTGAATGTGACCAATATCGAAACCATAAAATTTTACAGCTTATTTGCAGACACAATGGTTCTAAGTCGAGAATTGAGTCTACGTCAGGTAAAAAGTATTACGGATCAAATTGAGAAAGAACAAATAAAAGGTCCGAATGGAAATTTAGTTGAAATCGAAATTTTTGGACATGGTGCTTTATGTATGGCAGTATCAGGAAAGTGCTATTTGAGTTTACATTCGCATAACTCCTCGGCAAACCGTGGCGCTTGCAAGCAAAATTGTCGTAAAAAATATACTGTTATAGACCAAGAAACTGGTTTTGAAATCGAAGTCGATAACGAGTATTTGATGTCTCCTAAAGATTTATGTACGCTGGATTTTCTTGATCAAGTAATCGATTCTGGAATTCAGGTTTTAAAAATAGAAGGTCGTGGACGTGCTCCCGAATATGTGGCAACAGTAATAAAAACATATCGCGAAGCTATCGATTCCTATTACGATGGTACTTTTTCAAATGATAAAACGGCAACCTGGATGGAAGCTTTGAATACTGTTTACAATCGTGGTTTTTGGTCAGGGTATTACCTAGGACAAGAACTAGGTGAATGGAGCGATATTCCGGGATCAGCAGCAACGCAAAAGAAAGTCTATGTAGGTAAAGGAACTCACTTTTTTCCAAAAGCTGAAGTTGGGCAATTTAAAATTGAAGCTTACGACATTAAAATTGGGGATAGAATTCTTGTAACTGGGCCAAGTACAGGGGCTCAGGAAATGGTAATCGACGAAATGTATGTAAATGACATTGTAGCTGATAAAGCAACAAAAGGGGATGATTGTACCTTCAAACTTCCTTTCAGAATCAGAATGTCTGATAAATTATATAAAATTGTTGAGGTATAA
- a CDS encoding rhodanese-related sulfurtransferase, translating into MQLYNTLSAEERAIMIDDAGKQRLTLSFYAYAKIQDPKKFRDDLFLAWNALDALGRIYVANEGINAQMSIPEENLEAFRATLEVYDFMKDLRLNIAVEHDDHSFLKLTIKVRDKIVADGLNDDTFDVTDIGVHLKAKEFNDILEDPNTIVVDFRNHYESEVGHFKGAITPDVETFRESLPIINEQLQNHKEDKNLVMYCTGGIRCEKASAYFKHQGFKNVYQLEGGIINYKKQLEEEGLESKFIGKNFVFDNRLGERITDDIISQCHQCGKPCDNHTNCENDGCHLLFIQCDECKSAMENCCSTECLEVIHMPLVDQVRMRTGKQVGNKVFRKGKSENLKFKHSGELPDTALAAAEKPADIRQKIKVKKVLLGKAEHYYVKAQVGLFTIENQELNTGDTILISGPTTGNQELVLEKMMVNDTVNTTAKKGDRVTFEVPFRIRLSDKIYKILD; encoded by the coding sequence ATGCAACTGTATAACACTTTGAGCGCAGAAGAAAGAGCCATCATGATTGATGATGCAGGTAAACAACGTCTTACGTTGTCTTTCTATGCGTATGCAAAAATTCAAGATCCCAAAAAATTTCGCGATGATTTATTTCTAGCCTGGAACGCACTCGATGCTTTAGGCCGAATCTACGTTGCCAACGAAGGAATAAATGCTCAAATGAGTATTCCGGAAGAAAATTTAGAAGCTTTTAGAGCAACTTTAGAAGTCTATGACTTCATGAAAGACTTACGCTTGAATATTGCTGTTGAGCATGATGATCACTCCTTTTTAAAATTAACCATTAAAGTACGTGACAAAATTGTTGCTGACGGTCTTAACGACGATACTTTTGATGTTACAGATATAGGCGTTCACCTGAAGGCCAAAGAATTTAACGATATCCTAGAAGATCCAAATACAATTGTAGTTGATTTTAGAAATCACTATGAAAGTGAAGTTGGTCATTTTAAAGGTGCCATAACTCCAGATGTAGAAACTTTTAGAGAAAGTTTACCGATAATTAACGAGCAACTTCAAAATCATAAAGAAGATAAAAACTTGGTAATGTACTGCACAGGTGGAATTCGTTGTGAGAAAGCAAGTGCTTACTTTAAACATCAAGGGTTTAAGAATGTATATCAACTAGAAGGTGGAATCATTAATTACAAAAAACAACTTGAAGAAGAAGGTTTAGAAAGTAAGTTCATTGGTAAAAACTTTGTATTTGATAATCGTCTAGGCGAAAGAATCACTGATGATATTATTTCACAATGTCATCAATGTGGAAAACCTTGTGACAATCATACCAATTGTGAGAATGACGGATGTCATTTATTGTTTATCCAATGTGATGAATGTAAATCGGCAATGGAAAACTGCTGTTCTACAGAATGCCTTGAAGTTATACATATGCCTTTGGTAGATCAGGTAAGAATGAGAACTGGAAAACAAGTTGGGAACAAAGTGTTTAGAAAAGGAAAATCAGAAAATTTAAAATTCAAACATTCTGGTGAACTACCGGATACAGCTTTGGCAGCGGCTGAGAAACCAGCAGATATTCGCCAGAAAATAAAAGTAAAAAAAGTACTTCTTGGTAAAGCTGAACATTACTATGTAAAAGCACAAGTTGGTCTTTTTACTATCGAAAATCAAGAGTTAAACACTGGTGACACCATCTTAATCTCTGGACCAACTACAGGTAACCAAGAATTGGTTTTAGAAAAAATGATGGTTAACGACACTGTAAATACTACTGCTAAAAAAGGAGATAGAGTTACTTTTGAAGTTCCCTTTAGAATTAGATTGTCGGATAAAATCTATAAAATTTTAGACTAA
- a CDS encoding BrxA/BrxB family bacilliredoxin, which produces MYPEEMVKPMQAELTTAGFQDLHSAAEVDNAIKSEGTTLVVVNSVCGCAARNARPGAKMSLEGAKKPDHLITVFAGVDKEAVDAARQHMFPFPPSSPSMALFKNGELVHMLERHHIEGRPAELIAENLKDAFNEHC; this is translated from the coding sequence ATGTATCCAGAAGAAATGGTAAAACCAATGCAAGCTGAATTAACAACTGCAGGTTTTCAAGATTTACATAGTGCAGCAGAAGTTGATAACGCAATCAAATCAGAAGGAACAACACTAGTAGTTGTAAATTCAGTATGTGGATGTGCAGCAAGAAACGCACGTCCAGGAGCAAAAATGAGCTTAGAAGGTGCTAAAAAACCGGACCATTTAATCACAGTTTTTGCAGGAGTTGATAAAGAAGCTGTTGATGCAGCTAGACAACATATGTTCCCTTTTCCTCCATCTTCGCCAAGTATGGCATTATTTAAAAATGGAGAGTTAGTTCATATGCTTGAGCGTCACCACATCGAAGGTCGCCCAGCTGAATTAATTGCAGAAAACTTAAAAGATGCTTTCAACGAGCACTGTTAA
- a CDS encoding tetratricopeptide repeat protein has protein sequence MKKIILGCSFLIPFLTFAQVPKNKTQDAIVKQSLDSCAYKYNYTFQMQEWQSCIDEGLKKDSTIAYLWQQKAMPYFKCKKYEVGMSFLDKAVLYNKQEWLPYRGFIKCIFSRTYKEAIKDLEECIKLYGNGYVMDHTYSFYIGLCYLQLNEYDKAEKVFDDYVNDIYKNRQQLEHPTAYFYQAIAKYELQKWDEAIAIFDKALKIYPQFSDAKYYKAICWLKLGKPKEEVVALVGLAREDAAKGFTINEDNTVYETYPYQKKFSK, from the coding sequence TTGAAAAAAATTATTTTAGGTTGCAGCTTTTTAATTCCCTTTCTCACATTTGCACAAGTTCCCAAAAACAAGACACAAGACGCTATTGTTAAACAATCTCTGGATAGTTGTGCTTATAAATACAATTATACATTCCAAATGCAAGAATGGCAAAGCTGTATCGATGAAGGTTTAAAAAAAGACAGCACAATAGCTTATTTATGGCAACAAAAAGCAATGCCGTATTTTAAATGCAAAAAGTACGAGGTTGGAATGTCTTTTTTAGACAAGGCTGTTTTATATAATAAACAGGAATGGCTTCCCTATAGAGGTTTTATAAAATGCATTTTTTCAAGAACATATAAAGAAGCGATCAAAGATCTGGAAGAATGCATTAAACTTTATGGAAATGGTTATGTAATGGATCATACCTATAGTTTTTATATCGGACTTTGCTATTTACAATTAAACGAATATGATAAAGCGGAAAAGGTTTTTGACGATTATGTAAATGACATTTACAAAAATAGACAACAATTAGAACATCCTACGGCATATTTTTATCAGGCGATAGCAAAATATGAACTACAAAAATGGGATGAAGCAATTGCAATTTTTGATAAAGCATTAAAAATCTACCCACAATTTTCGGATGCAAAATATTATAAAGCAATTTGTTGGCTGAAATTAGGAAAACCAAAAGAAGAAGTGGTTGCCTTAGTTGGGCTTGCAAGAGAAGATGCAGCAAAGGGATTCACTATTAATGAGGACAATACCGTTTACGAAACGTATCCATATCAAAAAAAGTTCAGCAAATAA
- a CDS encoding lycopene cyclase family protein: MKHFDYIFTGTGLSAMMTVYKMVLSEKFIGKTILLIDEDLKKTNDRTWCFWQKESSIWESVISKKWDTALFANESFKRNLGLSPYQYNQIRSLDFYNFVFEFIKEQKNVTFLNDKVTDINELDTHVFVATSTNTFTCNQLLNSIYNKALIENQQQYPVLQQHFIGWFIKSKQDLLNPEQVTFMDFSVEQKNNTRFMYVLPTSEKEALVEYTLFSHTLLEKQEYESEIKSYIHNLGIQDYEIVEKEKGSIPMTCYPFWKRNTKRVLNIGTAGGWTKASTGYTFRKSDKKSTQLVAFLETQNTKPSTPIKMSSFHKKDKFWFYDLLLLDILDRNNELGSDIFSDMFQKGNPVLIFKFLDEETNFIEDVKVILKCPKIPFIKALFRVIFLSKKF, translated from the coding sequence ATGAAGCATTTCGATTACATTTTTACAGGAACTGGTTTATCAGCAATGATGACAGTTTATAAGATGGTGCTATCTGAGAAGTTTATTGGAAAAACTATTTTATTAATTGATGAGGATTTAAAAAAAACCAATGACCGGACTTGGTGTTTTTGGCAAAAAGAGTCCTCAATTTGGGAAAGTGTCATTTCAAAAAAATGGGATACCGCATTATTTGCCAATGAAAGCTTTAAAAGAAATTTAGGTTTAAGTCCTTATCAATACAATCAAATTCGTAGTTTAGACTTTTATAATTTTGTTTTTGAATTTATCAAGGAACAAAAGAATGTTACCTTTCTTAACGACAAAGTAACTGATATTAATGAACTTGACACACATGTTTTTGTAGCGACTTCGACTAATACATTTACTTGCAATCAACTTTTAAATAGCATTTATAACAAAGCATTAATCGAAAACCAACAACAATATCCTGTTTTACAGCAGCACTTTATTGGGTGGTTCATCAAAAGCAAACAAGATCTTCTTAATCCGGAACAAGTTACATTCATGGATTTTTCAGTTGAACAAAAAAACAACACTCGGTTCATGTATGTTTTGCCAACATCAGAAAAAGAAGCTTTAGTAGAATATACCTTATTTTCGCATACCCTTTTAGAAAAACAGGAATACGAATCGGAGATTAAAAGCTATATTCATAATTTAGGCATTCAAGATTATGAGATAGTTGAGAAAGAAAAAGGAAGTATTCCGATGACCTGTTACCCCTTTTGGAAGAGAAACACTAAACGTGTACTGAACATTGGTACAGCAGGTGGATGGACAAAGGCGAGTACAGGGTACACATTCAGGAAATCAGATAAAAAATCGACACAATTGGTTGCGTTTCTTGAAACTCAAAATACTAAACCTTCGACACCAATTAAAATGTCCTCGTTCCATAAAAAAGATAAGTTCTGGTTTTATGACTTGCTCTTATTAGATATACTCGACAGAAATAACGAGCTCGGAAGTGACATATTTTCAGATATGTTTCAAAAAGGAAACCCAGTGTTGATTTTTAAGTTCTTAGACGAAGAAACTAACTTTATTGAAGATGTTAAAGTTATTTTAAAGTGTCCTAAAATACCATTTATAAAAGCGTTATTTAGAGTGATTTTTCTTTCAAAGAAATTCTAA
- a CDS encoding thioredoxin family protein, with product MKKLILIIFLIGINSNGFAQLRSYSFEQIDSLQQIQKRKVIVFIHTDWCKYCQAMKNSTFKNKTIIAQLNSEFYFIDLHAEEKRTIRFNNQKFNYKSNGNSSGVNELAIQLGTVNNQLAYPIICALNPENEIIFQDTNYRNAKDFEVILAKLKE from the coding sequence TTGATAGGGATTAACTCCAATGGATTTGCTCAACTACGTTCCTATTCGTTTGAACAAATAGACAGTTTACAGCAAATTCAAAAACGGAAAGTTATTGTTTTTATCCACACCGATTGGTGCAAATATTGTCAGGCGATGAAAAACTCAACTTTTAAAAACAAAACTATAATAGCTCAACTCAACTCCGAATTCTATTTTATTGATTTACATGCAGAAGAAAAAAGAACAATCCGTTTCAATAATCAAAAATTCAATTATAAATCAAACGGAAACTCAAGCGGAGTTAACGAATTAGCGATTCAGTTAGGCACCGTTAACAATCAACTAGCTTACCCAATCATTTGTGCTTTAAATCCCGAAAATGAAATCATATTCCAAGACACAAACTATCGCAATGCAAAAGACTTTGAAGTAATATTAGCAAAGTTGAAAGAATAA